One region of Peribacillus simplex genomic DNA includes:
- a CDS encoding GNAT family N-acetyltransferase translates to MTIHIKKCTLEDSRKLQEISYETFNETFKHQNTPENMNAYLERAFNFKQLEKELSNTSSQFFFVYFNNEVAGYLKINTNDAQSEEMGDESLEIERIYIKDKFQKLGIGKCLQNKAMEIAMEHNKKKIWLGVWEKNENAIAFYKKLGFVQTGAHSFYMGDEEQMDFIMTKILL, encoded by the coding sequence ATGACCATTCATATAAAAAAGTGTACCCTTGAAGATTCACGCAAACTTCAAGAAATTAGTTATGAAACGTTTAATGAGACATTTAAGCATCAGAACACACCCGAAAATATGAATGCCTATTTGGAAAGGGCATTTAACTTCAAACAATTAGAAAAAGAATTATCAAATACTTCTTCACAATTCTTTTTTGTTTATTTTAATAATGAAGTCGCTGGATATTTAAAGATCAATACCAATGATGCTCAGTCTGAAGAAATGGGTGATGAATCACTTGAAATTGAGAGGATTTATATAAAGGACAAATTTCAAAAACTTGGGATTGGTAAATGTCTGCAAAATAAAGCAATGGAAATTGCGATGGAACATAACAAAAAGAAAATTTGGCTAGGCGTATGGGAGAAAAATGAAAATGCTATTGCCTTTTACAAGAAACTGGGCTTTGTTCAAACTGGAGCCCACTCTTTTTATATGGGTGATGAAGAACAAATGGACTTTATAATGACCAAAATACTACTATAA
- a CDS encoding cupredoxin domain-containing protein — MSMKKWVTGLGVVLAMVVVVATLGSLGVFAESGVVNQPMETGKSIEVELKDDFFNPKVITIPNGTATTLILKNKGSKEHTFTLEKLGIDVELQPGKEKSITVNPKQPGTYELICRYHFEKGMVGKVIVE; from the coding sequence ATGTCTATGAAAAAGTGGGTAACAGGATTGGGCGTTGTGCTTGCAATGGTTGTAGTTGTGGCAACACTAGGCTCACTCGGCGTATTTGCCGAATCCGGTGTTGTAAATCAGCCTATGGAGACGGGGAAATCGATTGAGGTCGAGTTGAAAGATGATTTCTTTAATCCGAAAGTCATCACTATTCCGAATGGAACAGCCACAACGTTGATATTGAAAAACAAAGGCAGTAAAGAGCACACCTTCACACTGGAAAAGCTCGGAATTGACGTTGAGCTCCAGCCAGGTAAAGAAAAAAGCATTACCGTGAATCCGAAACAGCCCGGTACATATGAACTGATATGTCGGTACCATTTCGAGAAAGGAATGGTTGGGAAAGTAATAGTCGAATAA
- a CDS encoding metallophosphoesterase — translation MSKFQAITSLFILVFIIILVTYKITALSSKHSTSNRSIQVQLLGVNDFHGQLNKYQMVSGTMAGGAEYLAAYLKKYIKENPNTLLVHSGDMVGGSPPISSRFKDEPTIEFLNLLHFDVGTPGNHELDQGLNEMKRLIYGGFNKKTGYFQGANTSYSLQI, via the coding sequence TTGTCAAAATTTCAGGCCATAACTTCTTTGTTCATCTTGGTATTTATCATCATTCTCGTAACTTATAAAATCACAGCATTATCATCCAAACATTCCACATCCAACCGCAGCATTCAAGTTCAATTGTTAGGCGTTAATGATTTTCACGGCCAACTAAACAAATATCAAATGGTTTCAGGAACCATGGCAGGGGGTGCTGAATACCTGGCTGCCTATTTAAAAAAATATATAAAAGAAAACCCAAATACACTACTTGTTCATTCTGGTGATATGGTAGGAGGAAGTCCTCCAATCTCTTCTCGATTTAAAGACGAACCCACGATTGAATTTTTAAATCTCCTGCACTTTGATGTCGGGACACCTGGAAATCATGAATTAGACCAAGGCTTAAATGAAATGAAACGTCTTATTTATGGAGGATTCAATAAAAAAACAGGTTATTTTCAAGGTGCCAATACTTCTTACAGTTTGCAAATATAA
- a CDS encoding FMN-binding negative transcriptional regulator codes for MYIPKQFEIKELAVAYDVIQENGFATLCSMHEGLPFATHLPLLLNKEKNYLYGHFARPNHQWKDIENQTVLAVFHGPHCYISSSWYETNQAVPTWNYVTVHVYGEAELIEDEQELTDSLQDMVLKYEAPDSSYKLQDLDADFLAGMNKGIQGFKIKINKIEGKAKLSQNHSLHRQELIINQLEEIQNTDEQKISSLMKANLKK; via the coding sequence ATGTATATCCCTAAGCAATTTGAAATAAAAGAATTAGCAGTAGCCTACGATGTAATACAGGAGAATGGTTTTGCGACATTGTGTTCAATGCATGAAGGCTTGCCTTTTGCTACACATTTACCACTGCTGTTGAATAAGGAGAAAAACTATTTGTATGGTCATTTTGCTCGTCCGAACCATCAATGGAAAGATATTGAAAATCAAACAGTCTTAGCAGTTTTTCATGGTCCTCACTGTTATATCTCCTCCTCTTGGTATGAGACCAATCAAGCAGTACCAACATGGAATTATGTGACTGTTCATGTATACGGCGAAGCCGAACTTATTGAGGATGAACAGGAGTTAACGGATTCCTTGCAGGACATGGTATTGAAGTATGAAGCCCCTGATAGTTCATACAAATTGCAAGATTTAGACGCTGACTTTCTCGCTGGGATGAACAAAGGAATTCAAGGCTTTAAAATAAAAATCAACAAGATAGAGGGGAAAGCGAAATTAAGTCAAAACCATTCCTTACATCGACAAGAGCTGATTATTAATCAGCTGGAAGAAATCCAAAATACAGATGAGCAAAAAATTTCCTCTTTAATGAAGGCAAACCTAAAAAAATAA
- a CDS encoding MFS transporter, with protein sequence MPEQKFKMDDAPLNKFHMKITALTFGSNFSDGYALGIIGVALTLLSPQMELNSMWVGLIGSSALIGLFFGSLVLGGLSDRIGRQKIYLLNFLLVTIASLLQLFVDGPVELLILRLLIGFALGGDYAVGSTLLAEFAPRKYRGFLLASLNVLWTVGYVSATIVGYYLGQAGPESWRWMLASAAIPAFIVLLLRIGTPESPQWLISMGRIDEARHIVKKYIGPNAEIDETVIETQYKNGFRALFNKKFRKRTAFGSLFYVCIVIPYFAIYTFLPSILNSMGLAENFTVDLWLNIFLILGSIAGLWLMEKFSRRGFTISTFAILTVCLLMLSIFHEPKLLVIPIFLAFTFILSANSNLTLTYPAELFPTEIRASGVGFVTAFSRIGSAIGTFLLPLSMNTIGLDASMIGMTAILLIGTIISIAWAPETKSLSLSEASNPFNEASNSNSNLNPLNHKKIN encoded by the coding sequence ATGCCCGAACAAAAATTTAAGATGGATGACGCTCCACTTAACAAGTTCCATATGAAAATTACAGCGCTTACTTTTGGCTCAAATTTCTCTGATGGGTATGCTCTTGGGATTATTGGAGTTGCTCTTACTCTCCTTAGCCCACAAATGGAACTCAATTCTATGTGGGTAGGACTAATTGGAAGTTCTGCTTTGATCGGGCTCTTTTTCGGTAGTCTAGTACTTGGAGGGCTATCTGACCGCATAGGCAGACAGAAAATATACCTGCTTAACTTCTTATTGGTCACTATAGCTTCGTTGCTGCAACTATTTGTGGATGGGCCCGTAGAGTTGTTAATTTTGCGTTTACTGATAGGTTTTGCTCTCGGAGGCGATTATGCAGTCGGATCGACTTTACTTGCCGAGTTCGCGCCTAGAAAGTATAGGGGATTCTTACTGGCTTCTCTAAATGTGCTCTGGACGGTAGGTTACGTCTCTGCAACCATTGTCGGATATTATTTAGGTCAAGCTGGTCCGGAATCATGGCGTTGGATGCTTGCTAGTGCTGCAATCCCTGCATTCATTGTGCTGCTACTGCGAATCGGAACACCTGAATCCCCACAATGGCTCATCAGCATGGGACGTATTGATGAAGCACGCCATATCGTAAAGAAGTATATCGGACCTAATGCGGAAATCGACGAAACTGTTATTGAGACTCAATATAAAAATGGCTTTCGGGCTCTTTTTAACAAAAAATTTCGGAAGCGAACAGCTTTTGGAAGTCTATTTTATGTCTGTATTGTCATTCCGTACTTTGCCATCTACACATTCCTACCGTCTATCTTAAATAGTATGGGTTTAGCAGAAAACTTCACTGTAGACTTGTGGTTAAACATATTCCTAATCTTGGGTTCGATTGCTGGTCTTTGGCTTATGGAGAAATTTTCTCGCAGAGGTTTCACGATTAGTACGTTTGCAATCCTGACCGTCTGCTTGCTTATGCTTAGCATTTTTCACGAACCTAAACTTTTAGTAATTCCGATTTTTCTGGCTTTTACTTTTATATTATCAGCAAATTCAAATCTTACGCTAACATATCCGGCCGAACTTTTCCCTACCGAAATTCGCGCATCTGGGGTTGGTTTTGTGACAGCATTCAGCCGAATTGGTTCTGCTATCGGGACATTCCTCCTGCCCCTTAGTATGAACACTATAGGGTTGGATGCCTCGATGATTGGAATGACGGCTATTCTGTTAATTGGTACTATCATTTCGATTGCCTGGGCACCGGAGACAAAGTCACTCTCTTTAAGCGAGGCAAGTAATCCTTTTAATGAAGCAAGTAATTCAAATTCAAACTTAAACCCCTTGAACCATAAGAAGATTAATTGA
- a CDS encoding DUF1259 domain-containing protein, translated as MASNDELICQKFARIIGGQEGFAGGKCVTTINRNEIKAKILGKRFRVTSSFSFESRDNQTGRALCLGRVALLQKEVKNFVTLILKQGIIVSSIHNEWLFDNPNLIYVNIEAVDDPLVFAKKVRKALRN; from the coding sequence ATGGCATCTAATGATGAATTAATTTGTCAAAAGTTTGCTAGAATTATCGGCGGACAAGAAGGTTTTGCGGGTGGAAAATGTGTAACAACCATAAACCGAAATGAAATAAAAGCAAAAATTTTAGGAAAACGTTTTAGAGTAACCTCTTCTTTCTCATTTGAATCAAGAGATAATCAGACTGGACGAGCATTGTGCCTAGGTAGGGTTGCACTCTTGCAAAAAGAAGTCAAGAATTTTGTTACTTTGATTCTTAAACAAGGAATAATAGTTTCATCCATACACAATGAGTGGCTATTTGATAATCCGAATTTGATTTACGTTAATATCGAGGCTGTTGATGATCCATTAGTTTTTGCAAAGAAAGTTAGAAAAGCGCTAAGGAACTAA
- the hutH gene encoding histidine ammonia-lyase: MKTQEKVIITEDDFSIGGLISVARHHAPLELSMSVKKRIIQGRDIVERFVEEERVIYGITTGVGENSKIKISASDSRELQKNIIMSHACGMGDPLEKEIVRAIMVMMIKNLSFGYSGVRLETVERLAEMVNKDVIPFVPREGSLGYLNHQAHISLVLLGMGEAYNQGVLTDGETALKKAGIKPIELHEKEGLSLINGTVDMTAIGALAVYDAINVLKAADIVSIISFEALKGTYYAFDPKISKVKRHPGQKKTTDNIHKLIENSEITEKFKDYRTQDALSIRSIPQVHGACKDAVDYVRTIVEREMNSASDNPLVFDDQEGARAISSSNCHGEAIALAMDFLAISLSELATISERRIFRLVSPQYSELPPYLIEQSGLNSGYMIPQYVAASLVSNNKVYSHPSSVDSIPTTGGQEDHVSMGTSAALKALKVIANTEKVIGIEWMCSCQGIEFLQPLQPGTGTTAACDLFRKYVPRLEQDRILYKDMRTAAELVHTAEIVKHVEAKIGPLQF, from the coding sequence ATGAAAACACAAGAAAAAGTAATAATAACTGAAGATGATTTTAGTATTGGGGGTTTGATTTCAGTAGCAAGGCATCATGCCCCTTTGGAGCTGTCTATGAGTGTAAAGAAAAGGATTATCCAAGGAAGGGATATAGTCGAGCGTTTTGTCGAGGAGGAGCGAGTCATATACGGAATTACGACCGGAGTAGGAGAGAATTCAAAAATAAAAATTTCAGCCTCTGATTCGAGAGAATTGCAAAAAAATATAATTATGAGTCATGCTTGCGGTATGGGCGATCCGTTGGAGAAGGAAATAGTAAGGGCAATTATGGTGATGATGATCAAAAATTTATCCTTTGGTTATTCTGGAGTAAGACTTGAAACGGTAGAGAGATTAGCAGAGATGGTGAATAAAGATGTCATACCATTCGTCCCTCGAGAAGGTTCCCTAGGTTACTTAAATCATCAGGCACATATCAGTTTGGTCCTTTTGGGGATGGGTGAGGCCTATAATCAGGGCGTACTAACAGATGGCGAGACGGCTTTGAAGAAGGCCGGAATCAAGCCAATCGAACTGCATGAAAAGGAAGGGCTTTCTTTGATTAATGGCACGGTAGATATGACTGCAATTGGCGCTCTGGCCGTTTATGATGCCATTAATGTTCTTAAGGCGGCAGACATTGTGTCGATAATCAGTTTTGAGGCGCTGAAAGGAACATACTATGCCTTTGATCCCAAAATTAGTAAAGTAAAACGTCATCCTGGACAAAAAAAGACAACTGATAATATTCATAAGCTGATAGAAAACAGTGAGATCACGGAAAAATTTAAAGATTACCGCACACAAGATGCTCTTAGTATTAGGTCCATTCCACAAGTGCATGGAGCATGTAAGGACGCTGTTGATTACGTTAGGACGATTGTGGAGAGAGAAATGAATTCAGCCTCAGATAATCCGTTGGTGTTTGATGATCAAGAGGGTGCAAGAGCGATATCCTCTTCCAATTGTCATGGGGAAGCGATAGCCTTAGCCATGGACTTTCTGGCAATCTCTCTATCTGAATTGGCCACTATTTCTGAACGAAGGATTTTTAGACTCGTCTCGCCTCAGTATAGCGAGCTGCCTCCGTATTTGATCGAGCAAAGTGGGCTTAACTCGGGCTATATGATTCCGCAATATGTCGCGGCGTCATTGGTTTCTAACAATAAGGTTTATTCACATCCTTCGTCTGTGGATTCCATTCCGACAACCGGGGGACAGGAAGATCATGTAAGCATGGGGACATCTGCAGCTTTAAAGGCACTGAAAGTAATCGCCAATACTGAAAAAGTGATTGGGATCGAATGGATGTGCAGCTGCCAGGGGATCGAATTCCTTCAGCCATTACAGCCTGGAACAGGAACGACTGCAGCCTGCGATTTGTTTAGAAAATATGTGCCTCGCCTTGAGCAGGACAGAATTTTATACAAAGACATGCGTACAGCTGCGGAACTGGTTCATACAGCAGAAATTGTAAAGCATGTAGAAGCAAAAATCGGTCCTTTGCAATTTTAA
- a CDS encoding LysE family translocator has protein sequence MIELGTLGAFALVSLGMVCSPGPNMIYLISRTISQGKRDGIISLLGVITGFMIYIIATMLGLSFLFELVPVMYDIIKWLGVIYLLWLAWNAIKPGASSILEPKHLAVESPKKLYVMGLMTNLLNPKIAVLYVSLLPQFMDPNSGSLLVQTAQLGTVQIFVSFAVNLLIVLFAGQVAVWVGKRPFLVKIQRWFMASVLGALAINLAFQEKK, from the coding sequence ATGATTGAATTAGGAACACTAGGCGCTTTTGCTCTAGTATCTTTAGGGATGGTCTGTTCACCTGGTCCTAATATGATTTATTTAATATCTAGGACAATTTCGCAAGGTAAAAGGGACGGGATAATTTCTCTTTTAGGTGTAATTACTGGTTTTATGATTTATATCATAGCTACAATGTTGGGCTTATCCTTCTTGTTCGAATTAGTTCCAGTAATGTATGACATCATTAAATGGTTAGGTGTTATCTACTTGTTGTGGTTAGCATGGAATGCAATAAAACCAGGAGCAAGTTCAATCCTGGAGCCAAAGCATTTAGCTGTAGAGTCACCAAAAAAACTATATGTTATGGGCCTTATGACAAATTTGTTAAATCCAAAAATTGCGGTCTTGTATGTTTCACTTTTACCTCAATTTATGGATCCTAATAGTGGTTCACTGCTTGTTCAAACTGCTCAATTAGGAACGGTGCAAATTTTTGTTAGCTTTGCTGTAAATTTACTAATTGTTTTATTTGCTGGGCAGGTTGCGGTTTGGGTTGGAAAAAGACCTTTTTTGGTTAAAATTCAACGCTGGTTCATGGCATCTGTTTTAGGTGCCTTAGCTATAAACTTAGCTTTTCAAGAAAAAAAATAA
- the ltrA gene encoding group II intron reverse transcriptase/maturase, whose product MLMEQILERENLIQALKRVERNKGSHGVDGMRVQNLRPHLVTEWYNMKTALLQGTYQPKPVRRIEIPKPNGGVRLLGIPTVLDRFIQQAIAQILTKIYDSTFSENSYGFRPNKQGHQAVRKAKSYITEGYTWVVDMDLEKFFNKVNHDKLMGMLERKIEDKRVLKLIRKFLQAGIMIGGLFHKSEEGTPQGGPLSPLLSNIMLDDLDKELEKRNLRFVRYADDSTIFVKTRKAAKRAMGNISSFIENKLKLKVNYEKSKYDRPWNRTFLGFSFTKSKKNPKVLLAKQTVKRVKKRIREMTSRKLPIPMELRINKLKQYLRGWMGYFALIDTPNVLKNLDSWIRRRLRMCLWKQWKLPRTRVRKLKGLGVPFGKAYEWGNSRKGYWRIAHSPILDKTLNNVYWLHHGLVNLYERYTKLRQT is encoded by the coding sequence ATGTTAATGGAACAGATACTAGAGAGGGAAAACTTAATACAGGCATTGAAGCGTGTAGAAAGAAATAAGGGAAGCCATGGTGTAGATGGAATGCGGGTCCAAAACCTGAGACCGCACCTCGTAACCGAATGGTACAACATGAAAACTGCCCTTTTACAGGGTACCTATCAACCGAAGCCCGTCCGTCGTATCGAAATCCCGAAACCAAACGGCGGAGTTCGGCTTTTGGGTATTCCAACCGTTCTAGACCGTTTCATTCAACAAGCCATTGCCCAAATATTGACCAAGATATATGACTCAACCTTTTCGGAGAATAGCTATGGATTTCGCCCTAACAAACAAGGGCACCAGGCGGTTCGAAAGGCAAAGTCCTATATAACCGAAGGTTATACATGGGTAGTGGATATGGATTTGGAGAAGTTCTTCAATAAAGTGAATCATGACAAGCTCATGGGAATGTTAGAGCGGAAAATTGAAGATAAACGAGTTCTTAAACTGATTCGTAAATTCCTTCAAGCAGGCATTATGATAGGCGGACTTTTTCATAAAAGTGAGGAGGGAACTCCGCAAGGAGGTCCGTTAAGTCCTTTATTATCTAATATCATGTTAGACGATTTAGATAAAGAACTAGAGAAACGCAATCTTCGATTCGTAAGGTATGCGGATGACAGTACTATCTTTGTGAAGACACGAAAAGCCGCCAAACGTGCAATGGGAAATATCTCAAGCTTCATTGAAAATAAACTGAAGCTAAAGGTCAACTACGAGAAGTCGAAGTATGATCGCCCTTGGAACAGAACGTTTCTCGGTTTTAGTTTCACGAAGTCAAAGAAGAACCCGAAGGTTCTACTGGCTAAACAAACGGTGAAGAGGGTAAAGAAACGAATCAGGGAAATGACCTCGAGAAAATTACCGATACCCATGGAACTCCGAATAAATAAGTTAAAGCAATACCTTAGAGGTTGGATGGGGTATTTCGCCCTCATTGATACTCCGAACGTATTGAAGAATTTAGATTCATGGATTCGAAGAAGACTCAGAATGTGCCTATGGAAGCAATGGAAATTACCAAGAACGAGGGTGAGGAAACTCAAAGGATTAGGCGTCCCATTTGGAAAAGCATATGAATGGGGAAATAGCAGAAAGGGTTATTGGCGCATAGCGCATAGTCCTATTCTAGACAAAACCCTTAATAATGTTTATTGGCTCCATCATGGGTTAGTAAATCTATATGAACGATATACAAAACTACGTCAGACTTAA
- a CDS encoding helix-turn-helix domain-containing protein has protein sequence MVKLLIADRDQNERTGIGWLVSSFSIPFDHILLAGSVSDVFHLIEAEVPDVVCIELDMIPKDTWDSFKELTKRYIQKVIVMTAEATFERALQGIELHAYDLWVKPQSPDHIKRVLTQCCKAVSQTEEKQEPSAQIEMPAVSYSSLFVHQETLGANFRLMLMQLENSKKQPILLSFLQEYPFKNRPVVLPLSDMIVSVFSFDNQQPQPLKQLKHIGNRILTEWEEQFSEPMSLVLYDTNDPLLSLNEKYLHAKQALEIRFFKGYRQLSVIEDKVNWVMIDPFLTPSEQREWIDMLNEGDRDKIKQWMYKEFLNKEDPYPEPGLLRTRLTSLLAQVRRFMKSFYLDEGMLERRYHQVFESILYNPILYRIVQELLLFLYEVLDRANNNQENARTNVIEQAIRYIEEHFTNPELRLEDVANQVNRSPAYFSSLFTKKQGSSFRQLLTKIRINEAQRLLIDTKLSIQDVADKTGFINANYFSKIFKEKTGTTPRSFRNRKKV, from the coding sequence ATGGTCAAATTGTTAATTGCTGATCGCGATCAAAATGAACGAACAGGGATTGGCTGGCTAGTTTCTTCGTTTTCGATTCCATTTGATCACATTTTATTAGCAGGCTCAGTATCTGATGTATTTCATCTAATAGAGGCCGAAGTACCAGATGTTGTTTGCATTGAACTCGATATGATTCCAAAGGATACGTGGGACAGCTTTAAGGAGCTGACCAAACGGTACATACAAAAGGTCATCGTCATGACGGCTGAAGCCACATTTGAACGTGCGCTTCAAGGCATTGAGCTTCATGCCTATGATCTATGGGTAAAACCTCAGTCGCCTGACCATATCAAACGAGTATTAACCCAGTGCTGCAAGGCCGTTTCCCAAACTGAGGAGAAACAAGAGCCATCGGCCCAAATTGAGATGCCTGCCGTATCTTACAGTTCTCTATTCGTGCATCAAGAAACGTTAGGCGCCAATTTCCGATTAATGCTGATGCAGTTGGAAAATTCGAAGAAACAACCTATATTGCTATCTTTTTTACAAGAATATCCATTTAAGAATCGACCGGTTGTATTGCCGCTAAGCGACATGATTGTTTCTGTTTTTTCATTCGATAACCAGCAGCCACAGCCACTCAAACAATTAAAGCACATAGGCAATCGGATTCTAACCGAATGGGAAGAGCAGTTTTCGGAGCCCATGTCACTAGTTTTATATGATACTAATGACCCGTTGCTTTCGTTAAATGAAAAATATCTTCATGCGAAGCAAGCGCTAGAAATTCGTTTTTTCAAAGGGTATCGGCAGCTTTCGGTCATTGAGGATAAGGTGAACTGGGTTATGATCGATCCGTTTTTAACCCCGTCTGAACAGCGCGAATGGATTGACATGCTGAACGAAGGTGACAGGGACAAAATTAAGCAGTGGATGTATAAAGAATTTTTGAATAAGGAAGATCCCTATCCCGAGCCAGGTTTATTGCGAACCCGGTTAACAAGCTTATTAGCCCAAGTCCGCCGCTTTATGAAGTCATTTTACCTTGACGAAGGGATGCTTGAGAGACGTTATCATCAAGTATTTGAATCCATCCTATACAATCCGATTCTATATCGGATCGTCCAGGAGTTATTGCTGTTCTTATATGAAGTTCTTGATCGGGCAAATAACAATCAAGAAAACGCTCGTACAAATGTGATTGAGCAGGCCATCCGGTACATTGAGGAGCATTTTACTAACCCTGAGCTAAGGCTTGAGGACGTTGCTAACCAAGTAAACAGAAGTCCAGCGTATTTTAGCTCGCTCTTTACAAAAAAACAAGGAAGCTCGTTCCGACAGCTATTAACAAAGATACGGATAAACGAAGCGCAGCGTCTATTGATAGATACAAAACTCTCGATTCAAGATGTAGCAGATAAAACAGGATTTATAAATGCAAATTACTTTAGCAAAATTTTTAAGGAAAAAACCGGTACAACCCCTCGTTCATTTAGAAATCGTAAAAAAGTATAG
- a CDS encoding YczE/YyaS/YitT family protein, producing MKYVFYVLGILILTLGISFTIQSDIGTSPFDALLVGLSINVGLTVGSWEIIIALILIGCNSFLKRQRPEVLGLLTAFITGIGIDMWLFLLHNLIRPELWYSKVVCFGIGLVVIGLGTATYLHTNFAPIPVDRLTLIIQELTSTNIFFSRTFIYLVFLMMAIISNGPIGIGTLLTVCLGGLILNYFMPITKKVLDRILSHSSTSPNYAKDKNHSI from the coding sequence TTGAAATATGTTTTTTATGTATTAGGAATTTTAATATTAACCCTTGGTATTTCTTTCACTATACAATCAGACATTGGAACTTCACCTTTTGATGCACTTTTAGTAGGACTGTCGATAAATGTGGGGCTTACTGTCGGAAGCTGGGAAATAATAATAGCTTTAATATTGATAGGTTGTAATTCATTTTTAAAAAGACAAAGACCAGAAGTTTTGGGGTTGTTAACAGCATTTATAACGGGTATAGGTATTGATATGTGGCTTTTTTTATTGCACAATTTGATAAGACCTGAACTATGGTACAGCAAAGTTGTTTGTTTTGGAATCGGCTTAGTTGTTATAGGATTAGGAACTGCAACATATTTACACACAAATTTTGCACCGATTCCAGTTGATCGTTTAACATTGATCATACAAGAATTAACTAGCACAAATATATTTTTTTCGAGAACATTCATTTACCTCGTATTCTTGATGATGGCAATAATTTCCAATGGACCAATTGGCATTGGAACCTTATTAACCGTTTGTTTAGGGGGGCTCATACTTAATTACTTTATGCCAATTACTAAAAAGGTATTAGACCGGATATTATCACACTCTAGTACATCACCAAATTATGCTAAAGATAAAAACCATTCAATATAG
- a CDS encoding MarR family winged helix-turn-helix transcriptional regulator, whose translation MKEILREIGMIARALDSISNIEFKEYDLTKGQYLYIVRICENPGIIQEKLAEIIKVDRTTASRSIKKLEINGFIEKKEDKHNKKIKKLFPTEKGKNVYPFIKRENDYSNSVALEGFSEREVETIFNLLQRARKNVEKDWEFVKKGNKRNY comes from the coding sequence ATGAAGGAAATTCTTCGTGAAATTGGAATGATAGCAAGGGCATTAGATTCTATAAGTAATATTGAATTTAAAGAATATGACCTTACAAAAGGGCAGTATTTGTACATTGTCCGAATATGTGAAAACCCAGGAATCATTCAAGAAAAGTTAGCTGAGATAATAAAAGTAGATCGAACAACAGCATCTCGTTCTATAAAAAAACTTGAAATTAATGGCTTTATTGAAAAGAAAGAAGATAAACATAACAAAAAAATTAAAAAACTCTTTCCAACAGAGAAAGGGAAAAATGTTTATCCTTTTATTAAAAGAGAAAATGATTATTCCAATAGCGTTGCATTAGAGGGATTTTCCGAAAGAGAAGTAGAAACCATTTTCAACCTTCTTCAAAGAGCAAGAAAAAATGTAGAAAAAGACTGGGAATTTGTAAAAAAGGGAAACAAGAGAAATTATTGA